From the Lancefieldella sp. Marseille-Q7238 genome, one window contains:
- a CDS encoding alpha/beta fold hydrolase — MEAVPFPPVYRPRPYVRPTAQLAQRRAVATPDGAAIETYVYAPSCEKSHAADASTPILMLHGNGEEHGIFGAIIDAVVTLGYTVIAPDSRDQGNSTRGTKAFTYETMTEDAAAVLCELGVTSAHVLGFSDGGIEGLLLARDYAHSVASLTAVGANLIPEGAGDISWIPEYVAAQRLWAEKGYEGAVLEDGYPVPSPNEAAKIAEHIELMYREPHIPAESLRTITCPTTIMAGEYDDILASETLRIAQAIPNAHLLFVPGAPHNLPKVNPNSVVRALLATIHRCNR; from the coding sequence ATGGAAGCCGTGCCCTTCCCGCCCGTGTACCGTCCGCGTCCCTATGTGCGTCCTACGGCGCAGCTTGCCCAGAGGCGCGCTGTTGCCACGCCCGATGGGGCGGCTATCGAAACCTATGTCTATGCGCCATCGTGCGAGAAGAGCCACGCAGCCGATGCCTCTACTCCTATCCTTATGCTCCATGGCAACGGAGAAGAACATGGCATCTTTGGCGCAATCATTGACGCCGTAGTTACGCTCGGCTATACCGTCATCGCGCCGGACTCTCGTGACCAAGGCAACAGCACTCGTGGAACAAAAGCGTTTACCTATGAAACGATGACTGAGGACGCGGCGGCAGTCCTTTGTGAGCTTGGTGTAACCTCCGCCCATGTCCTCGGCTTTTCCGATGGGGGCATTGAGGGACTGCTACTTGCCCGTGACTACGCTCACAGCGTGGCCAGTCTTACCGCCGTCGGCGCCAACCTTATTCCTGAAGGAGCGGGAGATATCTCCTGGATTCCTGAATACGTTGCAGCTCAACGGCTCTGGGCTGAAAAGGGGTATGAGGGAGCCGTTCTTGAAGACGGCTACCCCGTACCAAGCCCAAACGAGGCCGCCAAGATAGCCGAACACATTGAGCTTATGTATAGGGAGCCCCATATACCGGCCGAGTCGCTGCGTACCATCACCTGTCCTACCACTATCATGGCCGGCGAATACGATGATATTCTCGCCTCAGAAACGCTGCGCATCGCACAGGCCATTCCAAACGCCCACCTTCTCTTTGTGCCGGGAGCGCCGCATAATCTGCCGAAAGTCAACCCCAACTCGGTAGTACGCGCCCTTCTCGCCACAATACACCGGTGCAACCGATAA
- a CDS encoding MarR family transcriptional regulator, with translation MHTPSASSAHEMRILHDLSFLGHYLYVNRGGRGGQQFVLTTLYAYGAMTQKELLSRTLNASASLSEVISKLESEGLVTRTRSEEDRRQFIVSLTELGTKRALEEEVKRQAFLDKALACVNEAEQTALLATLDTLVAHWKTLEKSKKGEALCQQK, from the coding sequence ATGCACACACCCTCTGCCTCCTCCGCTCATGAGATGCGCATCCTGCATGATCTCAGCTTTCTTGGCCACTACCTCTATGTCAACAGAGGCGGTCGAGGCGGTCAGCAATTTGTTCTCACCACGCTGTATGCCTACGGCGCGATGACTCAAAAGGAGCTTCTCAGCCGCACCTTAAACGCATCGGCATCTCTTTCGGAGGTTATCAGTAAGCTGGAATCCGAAGGACTTGTCACGCGTACGAGGTCAGAAGAAGACCGCAGGCAGTTTATCGTATCTCTCACGGAGCTTGGCACAAAACGCGCGCTTGAGGAAGAAGTAAAGCGCCAGGCGTTTTTGGACAAGGCGCTCGCCTGTGTAAATGAGGCCGAGCAGACCGCGCTTCTTGCAACGCTTGATACGCTTGTCGCACATTGGAAGACACTCGAGAAATCCAAGAAGGGAGAGGCTTTATGCCAACAGAAGTAA